GTCATGCGACGCGTCGTGTGCGAGGCCGTGGGGGACCTGGGCGGGCTGAAGGTGGTCGACGAGGACCCGCCGGTGCCGCGGGCCGGGCAGGTGCTGGTCGACGTGGCGGCGGCGGGTGTGAACTTCGTCGACGGGCTGTTCGTGCAGGGGCTGTACCAGATCAAGCCGCCGACGCCGTTCACGCCGGGCAGCGAGGTGGCGGGGGTGGTCGCGGCGCTGGGGGAGGGCACCGACGCCGACGCCGCCGGGGTGGCCGTGGGCGACCGGGTGATGGTGCAGCTGGGCCTGGGCGGCTACGCCGAGCAGGTGGTGGCGGGCGTGGCGTCGTTGGTGTCGCTGCCCGACGGCCTGTCGTTCGGGCAGGCGGCGACGCTGGTGCAGTCCTACGCCACGATGCTCTTCGCCTTCACCCGGCGTACGGTCGTCGAGCCCGGTGAGACGGTCCTGGTGCTGGGCGCCGGGGGCGGCATCGGGCTGGCGGCGATCGACGTGGCCCGGGCCCTGGGCCTGCGGGCGATCGCGGCGGCGTCGTCGGCCGACAAGCTCGACCGGGCGCTCGCGGCGGGCGCCGAGGCCGGCATCGACACCCGCAGCGAGGACGTGAAGGTCCGGGCCCGTGAGCTGTCGGGCGGTGGCATCGATCTGGTGGTCGACCCCGTCGGCGGGCCGCTGGCCGAGTCGGCGTTGCGGGCGCTGCGGGTGGGCGGTCGCTACCTGGTGATCGGGTTCGCCAGCGGTGAGATCCCCCGGCTGCCCGCCAACCAGGTGCTGCTCAACAACCGTACGGTCGTCGGCGTCGACTGGGGCGCCTGGACGATGCAGCAGCCCGAGGCCCACGACGAGCTGCTGGCCGACCTGCTCGCGGTGGTCGCCGCCGGCCGCCTCCACCCGGTCGAGCCCACGGCGTACCCCCTCGACCAGGCCGCCCAGGCCCTCACCGACCTTGCCGAACGCCGGGTGTCCGGCAAGGTCGTCCTCGTCCCGTGAGCGACCCCGGCCTGGCGGCGTCGATCGACCGCGTCGCCCGGGAGACCGGCTTCTCGGGCGTCGTGCGGGTCGACCTCCCCGGGCGGCCGCCGCTGGCCGCCGCCCTCGGGTGGGCCCACCGCGGCCACGGCATCGCCAACACCGTCGACACGCGGTTCGGCATCGCCAGCGGCGGCAAGGGCCTCACCGCGCTCACCGTGATGAGCCTCGTCGAGGACAGTCACCTCGGGCTCGACACCACCGCCCGCTCCCTGCTCGGCCCGGACCTGCCGCTGATCGACGACGCCGTCACCGTGGAGCACCTGCTGGCCCACCGGTCCGGGATCGGCGACTACCTCCCCGAGGGCGACGGCGGCGACATCGCCGACCACGTGCTGCCCGTCCCCGTCCACGAGCTGGCCGACACCGAGCAGTACCTGCCCGTGCTCGACGGCCACCCCCAGGTCACGACGCCCGGCGAGCGCTTCGCCTACTGCAACGGGGGCTACGTCGTGCTGGCGCTGCTCGCCGAGCGGGCCACCGGCGTCGGCTTCCACGACCTGGTGCGGCGACGGGTGTGCGAGCCCGCCGGCCTCGGCGACACGGCGTTCCTGCGCTCCGACGAGCCCGACCGGTGCATCGCCCTCGGCTACCTCACCCCCGACGGCCTGCGCACGAACGTCCTCCACCTGCCGGTGCGGGGGAGCGGCGACGGCGGCATCCACTCCACTGCCGCCGACGTCGCCGCCCTGTGGCGGGCCTTGTCCACCGGGGGCGTGGTGGCCCCGGCGACCGCCGCCGAGATGGTGCGCCCCCGCAGCGACGTCCCCGAGGCGAAGATGCGCTACGGCCTGGGCTTCTGGTTGCACCCCCAGGCCGACCGGGTGATGCTCGAGGGCTACGACGCCGGCGTGTCGTTCCGCACGGTGCACGACCCGGCCGACGGCACGACCCACACGGTCGTCGCCAACACCTCCGACGGCGCCTGGCCCCTCACCCGCCACCTCGACGAGGCGCTGT
This window of the Acidimicrobiales bacterium genome carries:
- a CDS encoding NADPH:quinone oxidoreductase family protein, translating into VMRRVVCEAVGDLGGLKVVDEDPPVPRAGQVLVDVAAAGVNFVDGLFVQGLYQIKPPTPFTPGSEVAGVVAALGEGTDADAAGVAVGDRVMVQLGLGGYAEQVVAGVASLVSLPDGLSFGQAATLVQSYATMLFAFTRRTVVEPGETVLVLGAGGGIGLAAIDVARALGLRAIAAASSADKLDRALAAGAEAGIDTRSEDVKVRARELSGGGIDLVVDPVGGPLAESALRALRVGGRYLVIGFASGEIPRLPANQVLLNNRTVVGVDWGAWTMQQPEAHDELLADLLAVVAAGRLHPVEPTAYPLDQAAQALTDLAERRVSGKVVLVP
- a CDS encoding serine hydrolase domain-containing protein, producing the protein MSDPGLAASIDRVARETGFSGVVRVDLPGRPPLAAALGWAHRGHGIANTVDTRFGIASGGKGLTALTVMSLVEDSHLGLDTTARSLLGPDLPLIDDAVTVEHLLAHRSGIGDYLPEGDGGDIADHVLPVPVHELADTEQYLPVLDGHPQVTTPGERFAYCNGGYVVLALLAERATGVGFHDLVRRRVCEPAGLGDTAFLRSDEPDRCIALGYLTPDGLRTNVLHLPVRGSGDGGIHSTAADVAALWRALSTGGVVAPATAAEMVRPRSDVPEAKMRYGLGFWLHPQADRVMLEGYDAGVSFRTVHDPADGTTHTVVANTSDGAWPLTRHLDEALWG